A section of the Humulus lupulus chromosome 2, drHumLupu1.1, whole genome shotgun sequence genome encodes:
- the LOC133814190 gene encoding uncharacterized protein LOC133814190 has product MKAIANCDIAKDAWDKLQTKNEGTKNVKKSRLRSLTTEFENLAMRDDESVTEFHARLCDITNESFALGETYADSKLVRMVLGALPRKFKSKVTSIEECHDVDTLDLDELIGSLQNYELTMKRWSKEKKEKRVSSGVALSHKVTENLFVGDSLENLDEEKVALLAKNYAKFLRNNMKKGSNDFKGENSRKPPNFPRKTTHMGEKEKSKGEEDQKAAEEDSSDLEENFVAFTVKTSETPCSDTDSDGVCSDEDDLDQQTAYEQMYNQWVSVIKKAKSLEIKVGELEEERRNLLGKVDFLTLDIEEKRVALEEMQEKLDYANKTIETYTVGQDLFDNMMGIGQFAREKHGVGFNQPLAIKKKDIPSSSQKVPPISPSFVATSKNSPATTKFIPICHFCGKKRHICPRYKAQVSLVGRKQWRPKNAHTKALVVHTSLLACNSDQWYFDNGCSRHMTGNKHLLTNILSYVEGYVTFGDGSKGRIMGRGKLHLHGLPPLENVLYVEGLKANLISVSQICDEGCMVLFSKTDCTVVSTSGIHVLTRIRSNDKCYLLRTNLVCNEAKTDETEQWHYKFGHLNYRDLESLSGKRYVMVCVDDYTRFSWVRFLREKFDSFENFKGLCLSLQAEKGEKVKKVIRLRSDHGKEFENNIFADFGNQEGIAHEFSAPKTPQQNGVVERKNRTLQEMARVMLNAKKLSKRLWAEAVNTTCYISNRVHLRPGTKQTSYELWKGRTPNLAYLHVFGCKCFILNDRENLGKFDTKSDEGVFLGYSTNSRAYRIYNMRTQAVMESINVVFSDLEDFSSYSKEEEIHTLVDTSILPVASRTTDEPSGSKIEANDATIETSEAFDVSSIPENIASFDLKIHQKKGPPTWIPKVHPLSSIVGNPNEPKSVKDALKDENWISSMQDELHQFERMKNKTDEVRNVVRNKASLVVQGYTQIEGVDFEETFAPVARLESVRLLLVVACYMKFKLYQMDVKSAFLNGILVEEAYVSQPPRFEDPHHGDHVYKLNKALYGLKQAPRAWYDRLTSYLLDNGYTRDDIVFGSTCEAHTHYFVQLMTKEFEMSMVGELSYILGLQIKQLDNGILLSQSKYAKNMLKTFGLENAKHARTPMGTTAKLIKDKTGKKVDATLYRSMIGSLLYITASCPDICFSVGVCARY; this is encoded by the exons ATGAAGGCTATAGCAAATTGTGACATAGCCAAGGATGCATGGGATAAGCTACAAACTAAAAATGAAGGAACAAAAAATGTCAAAAAATCTAGATTGAGATCTCTCACTACGGAATTTGAAAATTTAGCTATGAGAGATGATGAGTCTGTCACTGAATTTCATGCTAGATTATGTGATATTACTAATGAATCTTTTGCTCTAGGTGAAACTTATGCGGACTCCAAGCTTGTAAGAATGGTGCTCGGAGCTCTCCCTAGAAAGTTCAAGTCAAAAGTTACTTCCATTGAGGAATGCCATGATGTTGATACCCTTGATTTGGATGAGCTGATTGGATCTCTGCAGAACTATGAACTCACCATGAAAAGGTGGtccaaagaaaagaaagaaaaaagggttTCTAGTGGAGTTGCTTTATCTCACAAAGTTACCGAAAATCTTTTTGTGGGAGATTCTCTTGAGAATTTAGATGAGGAGAAGGTTGCACTGCTCGCAAAAAACTATGCTAAGTTTTTGAGGAACAATATGAAAAAAGGCAGCAATGATTTCAAAGGAGAAAACTCAAGAAAACCACCTAATTTTCCTCGAAAGACTACTCATATGGGAGAAAAAGAGAAATCCAAAGG TGAAGAGGATCAAAAAGCTGCAGAAGAGGATAGTTCAGATTTGGAAGAAAACTTTGTTGCTTTCACTGTTAAGACATCAGAAACACCATGTTCAGACACTGACTCAGATGGAGTGTGTAGTGATGAGGATGACTTGGACCAGCAAACTGCCTATGAACAAATGTACAATCAATGGGTTAGCGTGATAAAGAAAGCTAAAAGTCTGGAGATTAAAGTGGgagaacttgaagaagaaaggagaaacttGTTAGGAAAAGTTGATTTTCTTACTTTGGACATTGAAGAGAAGAGGGTTGCTCTAGAAGAAATGCAAGAAAAGCTAGACTATGCTAATAAAACCATTGAGACATACACTGTTGGTCAAGATTTATTTGACAACATGATGGGAATTGGTCAGTTTGCTAGAGAGAAACATGGAGTTGGTTTCAATCAACCATTGGCTATCAAAAAGAAAGATATCCCAAGTTCATCTCAAAAAGTGCCTCCCATTAGCCCTTCATTTGTTGCTACTTCTAAAAATTCTCCAGCCACAACAAAATTTATTCCTATATGCCATTTCTGTGGAAAAAAGCGTCATATTTGTCCAAGAT ATAAGGCTCAAGTCTCTCTTGTTGGAAGAAAACAGTGGAGACCGAAAAATGCTCATACTAAGGCTCTTGTGGTTCATACTTCTCTACTGGCTTGTAACAGTGACCAGTGGTACTTTGACAACGGGTGTTCTCGCCACATGACCGGAAACAAGCATCTTCTCACTAATATTTTGTCTTATGTTGAGGGATATGTCACCTTTGGTGATGGGAGCAAAGGTCGAATCATGGGAAGAGGGAAGTTGCATCTACATGGTTTACCTCCTCTGGAAAATGTACTCTATGTTGAAGGTTTGAAGGCTAACTTGATAAGTGTTAGTCAAATTTGTGACGAAGGGTGCATGGTTCTTTTCTCCAAGACTGACTGTACTGTTGTTTCAACATCTGGAATCCATGTCTTAACAAGGATTAGATCTAATGACAAGTGTTATCTCTTGAGAACCAACTTAGTGTGCAATGAGGCAAAGACGGATGAAACTGAACAGTGGCACTACAAGTTTGGTCATCTGAATTATAGAGATCTCG AAAGTCTAAGTGGCAAAAGATATGTTATGGTGTGCGTGGATGATTACACTAGATTCTCTTGGGTTAGATTTCTTAGAGAAAAATTTGACTCTTTTGAAAATTTCAAGGGACTGTGCCTCTCTTTGCAAGCTGAAAAGGGTGAAAAGGTTAAGAAAGTGATTCGTCTTAGAAGTGACCATGGCAAGGAATTTGAGAACAACATCTTTGCTGATTTTGGAAACCAAGAAGGGATAGCTCATGAGTTCTCAGCGCCGAAAACTCCTCAGCAGAATGGGGTTGTGGAAAGGAAAAATCGGACTCTTCAAGAGATGGCTCGGGTTATGTTAAATGCCAAGAAATTATCCAAGAGACTTTGGGCTGAAGCGGTGAATACAACTTGTTACATTAGCAATAGAGTGCATCTTCGTCCTGGTACTAAACAAACCTCTTATGAGTTGTGGAAAGGCAGAACACCAAATTTGGCTTATCTTCATGTGTTTGGTTGCAAGTGCTTCATTCTCAAtgatagagaaaatcttggtaagtTTGATACCAAGAGTGATGAAGGAGTGTTTTTGGGGTACTCTACAAACAGTCGTGCCTACAGAATATACAACATGAGAACCCAAGCTGTCATGGAATccatcaatgttgtgtttagtgaCTTAGAAGACTTTTCTAGTTactcaaaagaagaagaaatccacACTCTTGTTGACACATCCATTCTGCCTGTTGCATCACGAACTACAGATGAACCAAGTGGATCTAAAATTGAGGCGAATGATGCTACCATTGAAACTTCTGAGGCTTTTGATGTGTCTTCCATTCCAGAAAATATTGCTTCCTTTGATTTAAAAATTCATCAGAAGAAGGGACCACCCACATGGATACCCAAAGTTCATCCTCTATCATCCATTGTAGGCAATCCAAATGAG CCTAAATCAGTTAAGGACGCCCTTAAAGATGAGAACTGGATATCTTCCATGCAAGATGAACTTCATCAATTTGAGAGAATGAA AAATAAGACTGATGAAGTGAGAAATGTGGTGCGCAACAAGGCTAGTTTAGTTGTTCAAGGGTATACTCAGATTGAGGGAGTAGACTTTGAGGAAACATTTGCTCCGGTGGCTAGATTGGAATCCGTAAGACTCTTGTTGGTTGTGGCGTGTTACATGAAGTTCAAGttgtatcaaatggatgtcaagagtgCTTTCTTGAATGGCATCCTTGTGGAAGAGGCTTATGTGTCGCAACCTCCTAGATTTGAGGATCCTCATCATGGAGATCATGTCTACAAACTGAATAAGGCATTGTATGGGCTTAAGCAAGCCCCTCGGGCATGGTATGATCGTCTTACATCTTACTTGCTTGATAATGGGTATACTAGAG ATGACATAGTTTTTGGATCCACTTGTGAGGCACACACTCACTACTTTGTTCAACTAATGAcaaaggaatttgaaatgagcatggttggTGAACTAAGTTACATTCTTGGTTTACAAATCAAACAACTAGATAATGGCATTTTATTGTCTCAATCTAAATATGCCAAAAATATGCTAAAAACGTTTGGTTTAGAAAATGCAAAACATGCTCGCACTCCTATGGGCACCACTGCCAAATTAATCAAAGACAAAACAGGTAAAAAAGTTGATGCAACACTGTATAGAAGTATGATAGGCAGTTTACTCTACATTACTGCTAGTTGTCCTGATATTTGTTTCAGTGTTGGGGTTTGTGCTAGATATTAA